A genome region from Eurosta solidaginis isolate ZX-2024a chromosome 2, ASM4086904v1, whole genome shotgun sequence includes the following:
- the LOC137239662 gene encoding actin-binding protein IPP isoform X1, which produces MKRKEKGTTAIHRSLLKRIITSTNKQSKIAITVPIEMPPLKTYSPHNEFNANCHNGNSTTTSTSAHVDGESNNTSSAAATTATGANAVNDICGAVSNTAAQQRATRPCYSNSQFPFKVLANLNQLRVESRFCDVEVVAGGITFNAHRAVLSAASAYFEAMFRPELGLNEVNQKSVVLHTIDGEILSILLDFIYTGRCEITQSNVQELLAAADMLQLPEVVDGCCDFLCRELHVTNALGILRFAEAHNCVTLKKSALNFVHSNFPAITLEDEFLDTPQTLLAQLLTSEQLRVDSESQVFQAALRWIKHDVTQRRCYVFDTLSHVRLALVPVKVIDQALKDCRDMSVKIALRSICRDIASKRGQLVPLRVCPRQQAKKNIYIIGGSRRESQRDWTPADCIFETVAKFDIFRREWSETASMAIGRILPGVAALNGKIYVIGGERGSQILANGEVYDPQTDIWTPIAPMIVPRCEFGLCTFGGTLLAVGGWLGDDIGGSIECYDPEKDAWHKLGDLPEPRFSMGVVSFEGLIYLVGGCTTSSRHLGDLISYNPITQEWQPLARMRTARCQMGVAILNRYLYVVGGNSSAQEVLSTVERYSFDENKWESVCSMSVPRAIPAVAAADGLLYVAGGDQPCEDNFYRAHITINAVEAYDPLTDTWKNCPNLPVGRSEAGAVVV; this is translated from the exons ATGAAGAgaaagg agAAAGGAACTACTGCTATTCACCGCTCACT ATTAAAACGCATTATCACATCAACAAACAAACAATCTAAGATTGCTATAACAGTGCCCATTGAAATGCCACCATTGAAAACTTACTCACCGCACAACGAGTTCAACGCAAATTGTCATAATGGTAATAGCACCACAACGTCGACATCGGCTCATGTAGATGGTGAAAGCAATAATACATCATCGGCTGCGGCAACAACGGCGACAGGAGCAAATGCAGTCAATGATATTTGTGGAGCTGTTAGTAATACGGCCGCACAACAACGCGCCACACGACCATGTTATAGTAATTCACAGTTTCCATTCAAAGTATTGGCTAATTTAAATCAACTACGTGTAGAATCACGTTTTTGTGATGTTGAAGTTGTTGCTGGTGGCATAACATTCAATGCCCATCGTGCTGTATTAAGTGCGGCCAGCGCCTATTTTGAGGCAATGTTTCGGCCTGAACTTGGCTTGAATGAAGTAAATCAGAAATCTGTTGTCTTACATACCATagatggtgaaattttaagcattCTGTTAGATTTTATATATACGGGTAGATGTGAAATAACTCAG TCAAATGTACAGGAGCTATTAGCTGCGGCTGATATGTTACAATTACCGGAAGTTGTAGATGGTTGTTGTGATTTTCTATGTCGTGAATTGCATGTTACAAATGCATTGGGTATTTTACGCTTCGCAGAAGCTCACAACTGTGTGACATTGAAGAAAAGCGCATTGAATTTCGTGCATTCAAATTTCCCGGCG ATAACACTCGAAGATGAATTTTTAGATACACCACAAACTCTGCTCGCACAGCTCCTCACTTCCGAGCAGCTGCGTGTCGATTCAGAATCGCAAGTTTTCCAAGCCGCTCTCCGATGGATTAAACATGATGTTACCCAACGTCGCTGTTATGTTTTCGATACATTATCACATGTACGTCTGGCACTCGTGCCCGTGAAAGTAATAGACCAAGCGCTAAAAGATTGTCGCGATATGTCAGTAAAAATTGCCTTACGTTCGATATGTCGTGATATAGCTTCAAAACGTGGCCAGTTGGTACCGCTACGTGTGTGTCCACGCCAACAAGCCAAAAAGAATATTTATATAATTGGTGGATCAAGACGTGAGTCGCAGCGTGACTGGACACCAGCCGATTGTATTTTCGAAACCGTGGCCAAATTTGATATATTTCGGCGCGAATGGTCAGAAACGGCGTCAATGGCAATTGGGCGTATTTTACCCGGCGTGGCAGCATTAAATGGAAAAATTTATGTTATTGGCGGTGAACGTGGTTCACAAATTTTAGCCAATGGTGAAGTATATGATCCACAGACAGATATTTGGACGCCAATTGCACCAATGATTGTGCCACGCTGTGAATTTGGCTTATGCACTTTTGGTGGTACATTGCTAGCAGTGGGtggttggttgggtgatgataTAGGCGGTTCGATTGAGTGCTATGATCCCGAAAAGGATGCTTGGCATAAGTTAGGTGATTTGCCGGAACCACGTTTCAGCATGGGCGTGGTCAGTTTTGAAGGACTAATATATCTGGTAGGTGGTTGCACAACTTCAAGTCGCCACTTGGGGGACTTAATTAG ttaTAATCCAATTACACAGGAGTGGCAACCGTTGGCACGCATGCGCACCGCACGCTGTCAAATGGGTGTGGCTATACTTAATCGTTATCTATATGTTGTTGGTGGAAATAGCAGTGCGCAGGAAGTATTGAGCACAGTTGAGCGTTATAGTTTCGACGAAAACAAATGGGAGAGCGTTTGCTCGATGTCAGTACCACGCGCTATACCAGCTGTAGCAGCTGCTGATGGCCTACTCTATGTAGCTGGTGGAGATCAG CCATGTGAAGATAATTTCTATCGCGCACATATTACCATCAATGCTGTGGAAGCTTATGATCCGTTGACTGATACATGGAAAAATTGTCCCAATTTACCCGTTGGTCGCTCAGAAGCTGGTGCTGTTGTTGTTTAA
- the mRF1 gene encoding peptide chain release factor 1 isoform X1 — translation MILANTLTRGTLCRGKYMLLLTKVYPRQQKRLIAITNGFSNKDLLSLANERMQKYLESLRIEFYSLRTNPTATTMPRINKLDGVITALEKYRLLKCKCASREDIENEKDEEMRQLLLEENKVYGDILRQTEEELLNQMLLLAEGHTCNSIIFEVTAGVGGQEAMIFASELFDMYLNYFEYNGWSYEIIDNDETLIGGIRHGNVIVQNKDAYNEMQYEAGVHRVQRVPATERAGRIHTSTASVSVIPRPDDVDIKIADKDLKIETKRASGAGGQHVNTTDSAVRVVHLPTGLAVECQTDRSQLKNRDLAIRRLHAKLVQRELESKEANEKRTRKAQQGNQDRNEKIRTYNFVQDRITDHRIANGTVYNLVGFFEGGADLEKLIQRIAVEYRREKLIELVKNFEDIPSHRETSCNKYANFCQMSCNMLKTYFAILLQSPAEPICIKCFRTSFSIMACISRHPFKACSITAATFHSWTVVRMQPK, via the exons ATGATTTTGGCGAATACACTTACACGGGGCACATTATGCAGAGGAAAATATATGTTGTTGCTCACGAAGGTATACCCGCGACAACAAAAACGTTTAATAGCAATTACCAATGGATTCTCCAACAAGGATCTACTTAGTTTAGCCAATGAAAGGATGCAAAAGTATCTAGAAAGTCTACGTATTGAATTCTATAGCTTGCGTACAAATCCGACAGCAACAACAATGCCGCGCATCAACAAGCTAGATGGTGTCATAACGGCTTTGGAGAAATATCGGTTGCTAAAATGCAAATGCGCCAGCAGAGAAGATATTGAGAATGAAAAGGACGAGGAGATGCGACAACTGTTATTGGAGGAAAACAAG GTATATGGAGATATATTACGACAAACAGAGGAAGAGCTTCTCAATCAAATGTTACTATTGGCCGAGGGACACACATGCAATTCGATCATATTTGAAGTTACTGCTGGTGTTGGTGGACAAGAAGCAATGATATTTGCTAGCGAACTTTTCGATATGTACTTAAATTACTTTGAATACAATGGTTGGTCTTATGAAATTATTGATAACGATGAAACCCTTATTGGTGGTATAAGGCATGGCAATGTTATAGTGCAAAATAAGGATGCATACAATGAAATGCAATATGAAGCTGGAGTGCATAGAGTACAGCGTGTGCCAGCAACAGAACGAGCTGGTCGAATTCATACTAGTACAGCGTCAGTGTCAGTAATTCCACGTCCTGATGATGTTGATATTAAAATAGCTGATAAGgatttaaaaattgaaacgaaACGTGCAAGTGGCGCTGGCGGTCAACATGTGAATACCACAGACTCTGCTGTACGAGTTGTTCATTTGCCCACTGGTCTAGCCGTTGAATGTCAAACAGATCGATCACAATTGAAAAATCGGGATTTAGCTATACGTCGTCTGCATGCAAAATTGGTACAGCGCGAATTAGAAAGCAAGGAAGCAAATGAGAAACGTACACGCAAAGCACAACAAGGCAATCAGGATCGTAATGAAAAAATACGTACTTATAATTTTGTACAAGATCGTATAACAGATCATCGCATCGCAAATGGAACAGTATATAATTTAGTTGGATTTTTTGAAGGTGGTGCAGATTTAGAGAAACTTATACAACGCATAGCAGTGGAGTATAGGCGTGAAAAGCTAATTGAGTTGGTTAAAAATTTTGAAGATATCCCAAGTCATCGGGAGACAAGTTGTAATAAG tATGCGAACTTCTGCCAAATGTCTTGCAATATGCTTAAAACTTATTTTGCTATATTACTCCAATCGCCAGCTGAGCCCATTTGCATCAAATGTTTCCGCACCTCTTTCTCCATAATGGCTTGTATTTCACGACATCCATTCAAAGCCTGTTCCATAACTGCTG cgacattccatagttggaccgtagttcggatgcagccaaaatag
- the LOC137239662 gene encoding actin-binding protein IPP isoform X3 — MPPLKTYSPHNEFNANCHNGNSTTTSTSAHVDGESNNTSSAAATTATGANAVNDICGAVSNTAAQQRATRPCYSNSQFPFKVLANLNQLRVESRFCDVEVVAGGITFNAHRAVLSAASAYFEAMFRPELGLNEVNQKSVVLHTIDGEILSILLDFIYTGRCEITQSNVQELLAAADMLQLPEVVDGCCDFLCRELHVTNALGILRFAEAHNCVTLKKSALNFVHSNFPAITLEDEFLDTPQTLLAQLLTSEQLRVDSESQVFQAALRWIKHDVTQRRCYVFDTLSHVRLALVPVKVIDQALKDCRDMSVKIALRSICRDIASKRGQLVPLRVCPRQQAKKNIYIIGGSRRESQRDWTPADCIFETVAKFDIFRREWSETASMAIGRILPGVAALNGKIYVIGGERGSQILANGEVYDPQTDIWTPIAPMIVPRCEFGLCTFGGTLLAVGGWLGDDIGGSIECYDPEKDAWHKLGDLPEPRFSMGVVSFEGLIYLVGGCTTSSRHLGDLISYNPITQEWQPLARMRTARCQMGVAILNRYLYVVGGNSSAQEVLSTVERYSFDENKWESVCSMSVPRAIPAVAAADGLLYVAGGDQPCEDNFYRAHITINAVEAYDPLTDTWKNCPNLPVGRSEAGAVVV; from the exons ATGCCACCATTGAAAACTTACTCACCGCACAACGAGTTCAACGCAAATTGTCATAATGGTAATAGCACCACAACGTCGACATCGGCTCATGTAGATGGTGAAAGCAATAATACATCATCGGCTGCGGCAACAACGGCGACAGGAGCAAATGCAGTCAATGATATTTGTGGAGCTGTTAGTAATACGGCCGCACAACAACGCGCCACACGACCATGTTATAGTAATTCACAGTTTCCATTCAAAGTATTGGCTAATTTAAATCAACTACGTGTAGAATCACGTTTTTGTGATGTTGAAGTTGTTGCTGGTGGCATAACATTCAATGCCCATCGTGCTGTATTAAGTGCGGCCAGCGCCTATTTTGAGGCAATGTTTCGGCCTGAACTTGGCTTGAATGAAGTAAATCAGAAATCTGTTGTCTTACATACCATagatggtgaaattttaagcattCTGTTAGATTTTATATATACGGGTAGATGTGAAATAACTCAG TCAAATGTACAGGAGCTATTAGCTGCGGCTGATATGTTACAATTACCGGAAGTTGTAGATGGTTGTTGTGATTTTCTATGTCGTGAATTGCATGTTACAAATGCATTGGGTATTTTACGCTTCGCAGAAGCTCACAACTGTGTGACATTGAAGAAAAGCGCATTGAATTTCGTGCATTCAAATTTCCCGGCG ATAACACTCGAAGATGAATTTTTAGATACACCACAAACTCTGCTCGCACAGCTCCTCACTTCCGAGCAGCTGCGTGTCGATTCAGAATCGCAAGTTTTCCAAGCCGCTCTCCGATGGATTAAACATGATGTTACCCAACGTCGCTGTTATGTTTTCGATACATTATCACATGTACGTCTGGCACTCGTGCCCGTGAAAGTAATAGACCAAGCGCTAAAAGATTGTCGCGATATGTCAGTAAAAATTGCCTTACGTTCGATATGTCGTGATATAGCTTCAAAACGTGGCCAGTTGGTACCGCTACGTGTGTGTCCACGCCAACAAGCCAAAAAGAATATTTATATAATTGGTGGATCAAGACGTGAGTCGCAGCGTGACTGGACACCAGCCGATTGTATTTTCGAAACCGTGGCCAAATTTGATATATTTCGGCGCGAATGGTCAGAAACGGCGTCAATGGCAATTGGGCGTATTTTACCCGGCGTGGCAGCATTAAATGGAAAAATTTATGTTATTGGCGGTGAACGTGGTTCACAAATTTTAGCCAATGGTGAAGTATATGATCCACAGACAGATATTTGGACGCCAATTGCACCAATGATTGTGCCACGCTGTGAATTTGGCTTATGCACTTTTGGTGGTACATTGCTAGCAGTGGGtggttggttgggtgatgataTAGGCGGTTCGATTGAGTGCTATGATCCCGAAAAGGATGCTTGGCATAAGTTAGGTGATTTGCCGGAACCACGTTTCAGCATGGGCGTGGTCAGTTTTGAAGGACTAATATATCTGGTAGGTGGTTGCACAACTTCAAGTCGCCACTTGGGGGACTTAATTAG ttaTAATCCAATTACACAGGAGTGGCAACCGTTGGCACGCATGCGCACCGCACGCTGTCAAATGGGTGTGGCTATACTTAATCGTTATCTATATGTTGTTGGTGGAAATAGCAGTGCGCAGGAAGTATTGAGCACAGTTGAGCGTTATAGTTTCGACGAAAACAAATGGGAGAGCGTTTGCTCGATGTCAGTACCACGCGCTATACCAGCTGTAGCAGCTGCTGATGGCCTACTCTATGTAGCTGGTGGAGATCAG CCATGTGAAGATAATTTCTATCGCGCACATATTACCATCAATGCTGTGGAAGCTTATGATCCGTTGACTGATACATGGAAAAATTGTCCCAATTTACCCGTTGGTCGCTCAGAAGCTGGTGCTGTTGTTGTTTAA
- the mRF1 gene encoding peptide chain release factor 1 isoform X2, with protein sequence MILANTLTRGTLCRGKYMLLLTKVYPRQQKRLIAITNGFSNKDLLSLANERMQKYLESLRIEFYSLRTNPTATTMPRINKLDGVITALEKYRLLKCKCASREDIENEKDEEMRQLLLEENKVYGDILRQTEEELLNQMLLLAEGHTCNSIIFEVTAGVGGQEAMIFASELFDMYLNYFEYNGWSYEIIDNDETLIGGIRHGNVIVQNKDAYNEMQYEAGVHRVQRVPATERAGRIHTSTASVSVIPRPDDVDIKIADKDLKIETKRASGAGGQHVNTTDSAVRVVHLPTGLAVECQTDRSQLKNRDLAIRRLHAKLVQRELESKEANEKRTRKAQQGNQDRNEKIRTYNFVQDRITDHRIANGTVYNLVGFFEGGADLEKLIQRIAVEYRREKLIELVKNFEDIPSHRETSCNKYANFCQMSCNMLKTYFAILLQSPAEPICIKCFRTSFSIMACISRHPFKACSITAENNI encoded by the exons ATGATTTTGGCGAATACACTTACACGGGGCACATTATGCAGAGGAAAATATATGTTGTTGCTCACGAAGGTATACCCGCGACAACAAAAACGTTTAATAGCAATTACCAATGGATTCTCCAACAAGGATCTACTTAGTTTAGCCAATGAAAGGATGCAAAAGTATCTAGAAAGTCTACGTATTGAATTCTATAGCTTGCGTACAAATCCGACAGCAACAACAATGCCGCGCATCAACAAGCTAGATGGTGTCATAACGGCTTTGGAGAAATATCGGTTGCTAAAATGCAAATGCGCCAGCAGAGAAGATATTGAGAATGAAAAGGACGAGGAGATGCGACAACTGTTATTGGAGGAAAACAAG GTATATGGAGATATATTACGACAAACAGAGGAAGAGCTTCTCAATCAAATGTTACTATTGGCCGAGGGACACACATGCAATTCGATCATATTTGAAGTTACTGCTGGTGTTGGTGGACAAGAAGCAATGATATTTGCTAGCGAACTTTTCGATATGTACTTAAATTACTTTGAATACAATGGTTGGTCTTATGAAATTATTGATAACGATGAAACCCTTATTGGTGGTATAAGGCATGGCAATGTTATAGTGCAAAATAAGGATGCATACAATGAAATGCAATATGAAGCTGGAGTGCATAGAGTACAGCGTGTGCCAGCAACAGAACGAGCTGGTCGAATTCATACTAGTACAGCGTCAGTGTCAGTAATTCCACGTCCTGATGATGTTGATATTAAAATAGCTGATAAGgatttaaaaattgaaacgaaACGTGCAAGTGGCGCTGGCGGTCAACATGTGAATACCACAGACTCTGCTGTACGAGTTGTTCATTTGCCCACTGGTCTAGCCGTTGAATGTCAAACAGATCGATCACAATTGAAAAATCGGGATTTAGCTATACGTCGTCTGCATGCAAAATTGGTACAGCGCGAATTAGAAAGCAAGGAAGCAAATGAGAAACGTACACGCAAAGCACAACAAGGCAATCAGGATCGTAATGAAAAAATACGTACTTATAATTTTGTACAAGATCGTATAACAGATCATCGCATCGCAAATGGAACAGTATATAATTTAGTTGGATTTTTTGAAGGTGGTGCAGATTTAGAGAAACTTATACAACGCATAGCAGTGGAGTATAGGCGTGAAAAGCTAATTGAGTTGGTTAAAAATTTTGAAGATATCCCAAGTCATCGGGAGACAAGTTGTAATAAG tATGCGAACTTCTGCCAAATGTCTTGCAATATGCTTAAAACTTATTTTGCTATATTACTCCAATCGCCAGCTGAGCCCATTTGCATCAAATGTTTCCGCACCTCTTTCTCCATAATGGCTTGTATTTCACGACATCCATTCAAAGCCTGTTCCATAACTGCTG aaaacaacatttaa
- the LOC137239662 gene encoding actin-binding protein IPP isoform X2 yields the protein MHKLKRIITSTNKQSKIAITVPIEMPPLKTYSPHNEFNANCHNGNSTTTSTSAHVDGESNNTSSAAATTATGANAVNDICGAVSNTAAQQRATRPCYSNSQFPFKVLANLNQLRVESRFCDVEVVAGGITFNAHRAVLSAASAYFEAMFRPELGLNEVNQKSVVLHTIDGEILSILLDFIYTGRCEITQSNVQELLAAADMLQLPEVVDGCCDFLCRELHVTNALGILRFAEAHNCVTLKKSALNFVHSNFPAITLEDEFLDTPQTLLAQLLTSEQLRVDSESQVFQAALRWIKHDVTQRRCYVFDTLSHVRLALVPVKVIDQALKDCRDMSVKIALRSICRDIASKRGQLVPLRVCPRQQAKKNIYIIGGSRRESQRDWTPADCIFETVAKFDIFRREWSETASMAIGRILPGVAALNGKIYVIGGERGSQILANGEVYDPQTDIWTPIAPMIVPRCEFGLCTFGGTLLAVGGWLGDDIGGSIECYDPEKDAWHKLGDLPEPRFSMGVVSFEGLIYLVGGCTTSSRHLGDLISYNPITQEWQPLARMRTARCQMGVAILNRYLYVVGGNSSAQEVLSTVERYSFDENKWESVCSMSVPRAIPAVAAADGLLYVAGGDQPCEDNFYRAHITINAVEAYDPLTDTWKNCPNLPVGRSEAGAVVV from the exons atgcataa ATTAAAACGCATTATCACATCAACAAACAAACAATCTAAGATTGCTATAACAGTGCCCATTGAAATGCCACCATTGAAAACTTACTCACCGCACAACGAGTTCAACGCAAATTGTCATAATGGTAATAGCACCACAACGTCGACATCGGCTCATGTAGATGGTGAAAGCAATAATACATCATCGGCTGCGGCAACAACGGCGACAGGAGCAAATGCAGTCAATGATATTTGTGGAGCTGTTAGTAATACGGCCGCACAACAACGCGCCACACGACCATGTTATAGTAATTCACAGTTTCCATTCAAAGTATTGGCTAATTTAAATCAACTACGTGTAGAATCACGTTTTTGTGATGTTGAAGTTGTTGCTGGTGGCATAACATTCAATGCCCATCGTGCTGTATTAAGTGCGGCCAGCGCCTATTTTGAGGCAATGTTTCGGCCTGAACTTGGCTTGAATGAAGTAAATCAGAAATCTGTTGTCTTACATACCATagatggtgaaattttaagcattCTGTTAGATTTTATATATACGGGTAGATGTGAAATAACTCAG TCAAATGTACAGGAGCTATTAGCTGCGGCTGATATGTTACAATTACCGGAAGTTGTAGATGGTTGTTGTGATTTTCTATGTCGTGAATTGCATGTTACAAATGCATTGGGTATTTTACGCTTCGCAGAAGCTCACAACTGTGTGACATTGAAGAAAAGCGCATTGAATTTCGTGCATTCAAATTTCCCGGCG ATAACACTCGAAGATGAATTTTTAGATACACCACAAACTCTGCTCGCACAGCTCCTCACTTCCGAGCAGCTGCGTGTCGATTCAGAATCGCAAGTTTTCCAAGCCGCTCTCCGATGGATTAAACATGATGTTACCCAACGTCGCTGTTATGTTTTCGATACATTATCACATGTACGTCTGGCACTCGTGCCCGTGAAAGTAATAGACCAAGCGCTAAAAGATTGTCGCGATATGTCAGTAAAAATTGCCTTACGTTCGATATGTCGTGATATAGCTTCAAAACGTGGCCAGTTGGTACCGCTACGTGTGTGTCCACGCCAACAAGCCAAAAAGAATATTTATATAATTGGTGGATCAAGACGTGAGTCGCAGCGTGACTGGACACCAGCCGATTGTATTTTCGAAACCGTGGCCAAATTTGATATATTTCGGCGCGAATGGTCAGAAACGGCGTCAATGGCAATTGGGCGTATTTTACCCGGCGTGGCAGCATTAAATGGAAAAATTTATGTTATTGGCGGTGAACGTGGTTCACAAATTTTAGCCAATGGTGAAGTATATGATCCACAGACAGATATTTGGACGCCAATTGCACCAATGATTGTGCCACGCTGTGAATTTGGCTTATGCACTTTTGGTGGTACATTGCTAGCAGTGGGtggttggttgggtgatgataTAGGCGGTTCGATTGAGTGCTATGATCCCGAAAAGGATGCTTGGCATAAGTTAGGTGATTTGCCGGAACCACGTTTCAGCATGGGCGTGGTCAGTTTTGAAGGACTAATATATCTGGTAGGTGGTTGCACAACTTCAAGTCGCCACTTGGGGGACTTAATTAG ttaTAATCCAATTACACAGGAGTGGCAACCGTTGGCACGCATGCGCACCGCACGCTGTCAAATGGGTGTGGCTATACTTAATCGTTATCTATATGTTGTTGGTGGAAATAGCAGTGCGCAGGAAGTATTGAGCACAGTTGAGCGTTATAGTTTCGACGAAAACAAATGGGAGAGCGTTTGCTCGATGTCAGTACCACGCGCTATACCAGCTGTAGCAGCTGCTGATGGCCTACTCTATGTAGCTGGTGGAGATCAG CCATGTGAAGATAATTTCTATCGCGCACATATTACCATCAATGCTGTGGAAGCTTATGATCCGTTGACTGATACATGGAAAAATTGTCCCAATTTACCCGTTGGTCGCTCAGAAGCTGGTGCTGTTGTTGTTTAA